In Allomuricauda ruestringensis DSM 13258, the following proteins share a genomic window:
- a CDS encoding LytR/AlgR family response regulator transcription factor yields MELKAVIVEDETNSREILRNYLAKYCKNIHLMGEGATIEEGLAQIKKHDPDLVFLDVEMPFGNAFDLLDKIPDRAFETIFVTAYNQYAMDALNHHAAYYLMKPINIDELIKAVDYVRAIKEKENALEGQVLQARPVRAEGKITLPQQDGFQVLDVSDIYFCKADDNYTEIYLEKKRIVVSKTLKYFEEALKPYSFARIHKSYLVNVVEVVKYKKGKGGSVVLSNGKELSVSASKKADLLSYFQ; encoded by the coding sequence ATGGAACTCAAAGCGGTCATTGTGGAAGATGAAACCAATAGCCGGGAAATACTTCGGAACTATTTGGCCAAATACTGCAAAAACATCCATTTGATGGGAGAGGGAGCAACCATTGAAGAGGGGTTGGCCCAGATTAAAAAGCATGACCCAGATTTGGTATTTTTGGATGTGGAAATGCCCTTTGGCAACGCTTTTGATCTATTGGACAAAATTCCCGACCGTGCATTCGAGACCATTTTCGTTACGGCCTACAATCAATATGCCATGGATGCACTGAACCATCATGCGGCCTATTATTTAATGAAACCCATCAATATTGATGAATTGATCAAGGCAGTGGACTACGTTAGGGCCATCAAGGAGAAAGAAAATGCCTTGGAGGGACAAGTGCTCCAAGCAAGGCCCGTTCGTGCAGAAGGAAAAATAACCCTGCCCCAACAAGATGGTTTTCAAGTGTTGGACGTATCGGACATCTATTTTTGTAAAGCAGATGATAACTACACCGAAATCTATCTGGAAAAGAAAAGAATAGTGGTGAGCAAAACACTAAAATATTTTGAAGAAGCACTAAAACCCTATTCCTTTGCCCGCATACATAAATCCTATTTGGTAAATGTTGTGGAGGTGGTCAAGTACAAGAAAGGAAAAGGAGGAAGCGTTGTGCTTTCCAATGGCAAGGAACTTTCCGTTTCCGCTTCCAAAAAAGCCGATCTATTGTCGTATTTTCAATAA